One Myxococcaceae bacterium JPH2 genomic window carries:
- a CDS encoding redoxin domain-containing protein, with product MKTPFLITVAAVAALSTAASAGAPEKKVMSFHELSANRLNGTPEKLSSYQGKVVLVVNTASECGYTPQYAGLEKLYESYKDKGVVILGFPSNDFGGQEPGSSEQIAKFCELRFKVTFPMFEKVKTKGDGQSPVYEFLARDHGAPKWNFHKYVVGKDGKVKAAFPSAITPDSAELKAALDSALAAK from the coding sequence ATGAAGACTCCCTTCCTCATCACTGTCGCCGCGGTGGCCGCGCTGTCCACGGCCGCCTCCGCGGGTGCCCCCGAGAAGAAAGTCATGTCCTTCCACGAACTGTCCGCCAATCGACTGAACGGCACGCCCGAGAAGCTCTCCTCGTACCAGGGCAAGGTCGTCCTCGTCGTCAACACCGCGTCCGAGTGCGGCTACACGCCGCAGTACGCGGGCCTGGAGAAGCTCTACGAGAGCTACAAGGACAAGGGCGTCGTCATCCTCGGCTTCCCGTCCAATGACTTCGGAGGCCAGGAGCCGGGCTCGTCCGAGCAGATCGCCAAGTTCTGCGAGCTGCGCTTCAAGGTCACCTTCCCCATGTTCGAGAAGGTGAAGACGAAGGGCGACGGCCAGTCCCCCGTCTACGAGTTCCTCGCCCGCGACCACGGCGCGCCCAAGTGGAACTTCCACAAGTACGTGGTGGGCAAGGACGGCAAGGTGAAGGCGGCCTTCCCCAGCGCCATCACGCCGGACAGCGCCGAGCTGAAGGCCGCGCTCGACAGCGCGCTCGCCGCCAAGTAG
- a CDS encoding M4 family metallopeptidase, protein MSIRRTDSPKSPTLRPTTAADAKATNTAKPAAKPMVTKDGFSASTRPSELARAEQTLTPLAAQPKVGRLALDSKEAQSAIQTSLAYLTPPQTAQTLMANRSGATLSPKSVDRDELGMTHVRLDRMHEGVKVFGEQLISHLDKDGKVSSVTGNQNPIPAGLGSQKPALSPQQAIEVARKDFGAKPDKQPAAERVIYQDKAGEYHSAYRVEITQVEGQKDPRKMNYLVDANTGKVFESFNQIDGFSRSAKAKAAGATDPSTTPVQVTGSAAPKAAIPDMGKVSSKVTLTDDVAIDKLKLSLDIDHTYRGDLNITLTSPSGKTATVLSRSGGSADNVKQDFDLSAFTGEKTKGEWTLTVEDKAKRDTGTLNKWSLTATGKKPTTPTDPGTPGGTGKADDTTMYSGKVDLGTTKNADGTYSLDDSTRGKGISTYDAGNKERASGQTKFVDGNNVWGETTDPTRAKAAVDAHYGAEMTYDFYKNILGRDSIDGAGEKLNSYVHVSNNYVNAYWDGEKMSYGDGDGKDAGPLTTLDIAGHEITHGLTERTAGLVYSGESGGLNEAMSDIMGTGVEWYAAQKNPGVKANWTVGEAAWTPNNGDPNDGLRYMNDPTKDGYSIDNYKNYPKQTEVHGSSGIANNAFYLLVEGGKNRTSGLEVKDGIGMEKGLKVFGRALTTYMTPKTTFAQAREATVKAATDLYGANSTEVQKVKDAWTAVGVN, encoded by the coding sequence ATGTCCATCCGCCGAACCGACAGCCCGAAGTCGCCCACCCTCCGCCCCACCACCGCCGCTGACGCCAAGGCCACCAACACCGCGAAGCCCGCGGCGAAGCCGATGGTGACCAAGGATGGGTTCAGCGCTTCCACGCGCCCGTCGGAGCTGGCGCGCGCCGAGCAGACCCTGACGCCGCTGGCCGCGCAGCCCAAGGTGGGCCGGCTCGCCCTGGACAGCAAGGAGGCCCAGTCGGCCATCCAGACCTCGCTGGCCTACCTGACCCCGCCGCAGACCGCGCAGACGCTGATGGCCAACCGCTCCGGCGCCACGCTGTCCCCCAAGAGCGTGGACCGCGACGAGCTGGGCATGACCCACGTCCGCCTGGACCGCATGCACGAGGGCGTGAAGGTCTTCGGCGAGCAGCTGATCTCCCACCTGGACAAGGACGGCAAGGTCTCCAGCGTCACCGGCAACCAGAACCCCATCCCCGCCGGCCTGGGCAGCCAGAAGCCCGCGCTGTCGCCGCAGCAGGCCATCGAGGTCGCTCGCAAGGACTTCGGCGCCAAGCCGGACAAGCAGCCGGCCGCCGAGCGCGTGATCTACCAGGACAAGGCCGGTGAGTATCACTCCGCCTACCGCGTGGAGATCACCCAGGTCGAGGGTCAGAAGGACCCCCGCAAGATGAACTACCTGGTGGACGCGAACACCGGGAAGGTCTTCGAGAGCTTCAACCAGATCGACGGCTTCTCGCGCTCGGCCAAGGCGAAGGCGGCCGGCGCCACGGACCCGTCCACCACGCCGGTGCAGGTGACGGGCTCGGCGGCCCCCAAGGCGGCCATCCCGGACATGGGCAAGGTCTCCTCCAAGGTGACCCTGACGGACGACGTCGCCATCGACAAGCTCAAGCTGTCGCTGGACATCGACCACACCTACCGCGGCGACCTGAACATCACGCTGACCAGCCCCTCGGGCAAGACGGCCACGGTGCTCAGCCGCTCGGGTGGCAGCGCGGACAACGTGAAGCAGGACTTCGACCTGTCCGCCTTCACGGGTGAGAAGACCAAGGGCGAGTGGACGCTGACGGTCGAGGACAAGGCCAAGCGCGACACGGGCACGCTCAACAAGTGGAGCCTGACGGCCACGGGCAAGAAGCCCACCACCCCGACGGACCCGGGCACGCCGGGCGGCACGGGCAAGGCCGACGACACCACGATGTACAGCGGCAAGGTCGACCTGGGCACCACCAAGAACGCGGACGGCACCTACAGCCTCGACGACTCGACCCGCGGCAAGGGCATCTCGACGTACGACGCCGGCAACAAGGAGCGCGCGTCCGGCCAGACGAAGTTCGTCGACGGCAACAACGTCTGGGGCGAGACCACGGACCCGACGCGCGCCAAGGCCGCTGTCGACGCCCACTACGGCGCCGAGATGACGTACGACTTCTACAAGAACATCCTCGGCCGCGACTCGATCGACGGCGCGGGTGAGAAGCTGAACTCGTACGTCCACGTGAGCAACAACTACGTGAACGCGTACTGGGACGGCGAGAAGATGAGCTACGGCGACGGCGACGGCAAGGATGCCGGCCCGCTCACCACGCTCGACATCGCGGGCCATGAGATCACCCACGGCCTGACCGAGCGCACCGCCGGCCTGGTGTACAGCGGCGAGTCCGGTGGCCTGAACGAGGCCATGAGCGACATCATGGGCACGGGCGTGGAGTGGTACGCCGCGCAGAAGAACCCGGGCGTGAAGGCCAACTGGACGGTGGGCGAGGCTGCCTGGACGCCGAACAACGGCGACCCGAACGACGGCCTGCGCTACATGAACGACCCGACCAAGGACGGGTACTCGATCGACAACTACAAGAACTACCCGAAGCAGACGGAGGTGCACGGCTCCAGCGGTATCGCCAACAACGCCTTCTACCTGCTCGTCGAGGGCGGCAAGAACCGCACGTCCGGCCTGGAAGTGAAGGACGGCATCGGCATGGAGAAGGGCCTCAAGGTCTTCGGCCGCGCGCTGACCACGTACATGACCCCGAAGACGACGTTCGCCCAGGCCCGCGAGGCCACGGTGAAGGCGGCCACGGACCTGTACGGCGCGAACTCCACCGAGGTCCAGAAGGTGAAGGACGCCTGGACCGCGGTCGGCGTGAACTAG
- a CDS encoding trypsin-like peptidase domain-containing protein: MPEAASKTLAREVLLRASASVVLLDVDGHPATGFVASQSGHLITSLHAVAGARVIMACLPDGARDEVPRIIAVDERRDLAVLRLPTALRVPALALGQGPLPAEGDPLVILCAVAGAPPEARTLEVRAVQVLGDWLTLLELTHTLPEETSGGPVLDARGDVVGVATAAVANGRALGLVIPARYASPLLLGEDSLPLSALETSRKRVRRVRQVPHHPVGLLSGCPPDAVEAVATTLGQTINMGAPAYNRGDVDGCYRLYCGTAEQLIDERQDCPGVQGALREGLRRCEVLTEADDRAWALRDTFDGLLDVIGRWIQHRTPPAATAPTARRPPKTYLN, translated from the coding sequence ATGCCCGAGGCCGCGTCCAAGACCCTGGCTCGGGAGGTGCTCCTGCGCGCGAGCGCCTCCGTGGTGCTGTTGGATGTGGATGGGCATCCCGCCACCGGCTTCGTCGCATCGCAGTCCGGGCACCTCATCACCAGCCTGCACGCGGTGGCCGGCGCGCGCGTCATCATGGCCTGCCTTCCAGATGGTGCGCGCGACGAGGTCCCGCGGATCATCGCGGTGGATGAGCGCCGGGACCTCGCCGTGCTCCGCCTGCCCACGGCCCTGCGGGTGCCCGCGCTCGCGCTGGGCCAGGGCCCGCTGCCCGCCGAGGGGGACCCGCTCGTCATCCTGTGCGCGGTGGCCGGGGCGCCCCCCGAGGCCCGCACGCTCGAGGTCCGCGCCGTCCAGGTCCTCGGTGACTGGCTCACGCTCCTGGAATTGACCCACACCCTCCCCGAGGAGACCTCGGGAGGCCCTGTCCTGGACGCCCGCGGCGACGTGGTGGGCGTGGCCACCGCGGCGGTGGCGAACGGGCGCGCGCTGGGGTTGGTGATTCCCGCGCGCTATGCCTCGCCCCTCCTGCTCGGCGAGGACAGCCTGCCCCTGTCCGCCTTGGAGACCTCGCGCAAGCGCGTGCGCCGGGTCCGCCAGGTGCCCCACCACCCCGTGGGCCTGCTGTCTGGCTGCCCGCCCGACGCCGTGGAGGCCGTCGCCACCACCCTGGGGCAGACCATCAACATGGGCGCGCCCGCGTACAACCGCGGCGACGTGGACGGCTGCTACCGCCTCTATTGCGGCACCGCCGAGCAGCTCATCGACGAGCGCCAGGACTGCCCGGGCGTCCAGGGCGCCCTGCGCGAAGGACTCCGCCGCTGCGAGGTGCTCACCGAGGCCGATGATCGCGCCTGGGCGCTGCGCGACACCTTCGATGGCCTGCTGGACGTCATTGGACGGTGGATCCAGCACCGCACGCCGCCCGCCGCCACCGCCCCCACGGCGCGCCGCCCGCCCAAGACGTACCTCAACTAG
- the uvrA gene encoding excinuclease ABC subunit UvrA — protein sequence MHKTHLVGARTHNLQGLSVDLAEGEFVCITGVSGAGKSSLALDTLYAEGQRRFVESFSPYARQFLERLERPPMDALEPVAAGVAVDRRAPVKSSRSTVATLADVEPYLSALFTREAMPVCPDCGEVAVRTDARVAATAALTAHPDVQAVLTFPLRIPDTAAFLDARTRLLKDGYHRLVVQGEVRELESLRPAEATDATGVAQVVVDRVKLSSGNLSRVTQALEDAWARADGDAWLLVPEVPPRRLRRGLVCPRCAREFEPARPGLFSYQSPVGACAPCKGFGRIIGIDWAKVIPNPALSLSQGAIRPWTGASSEWERTMLQRWCHARHIPWDKPWGELTAAQRELVLEGEGDYRDGKAYPGVRAWFRWMESRTYKMHVRVLLARYRAYTLCESCHGGRLNAQARAWRVGGIDLPAWHGLELAEALARLEALRTTTGQGELARRELSGRLRYLQRVGLGYLTLDRPARTLSGGEAQRVSLTAALGTSLTGALFVLDEPTVGLHPGDVPPLTEAITELADRGNIALVLEHDPWVIRSAHRVLELGPGAGRQGGRLCFDGPPEALAKKKDLPTGRMLAESSVTPRTPRERKGELVVKGAREHNLKDVSVRVPLGVLCAITGPSGSGKSTLMDEIVYRHLARRLGEKDVEAAGAVAAVEGAEAVKAITFVDQSPLGRTSRGNAATYTKAWDRLRERFASEPEAEVRGLTAAHFSFNVDKGRCEACAGEGYETVEMQFLADVALLCATCRGRRFKEEVLAVRHQGFSVAQVLEMTVDEVLRHFGDDSALQRTLGPAQRLGLGYLPLGQPLSTLSGGEAQRLKLARALASPAQGTLFLIDEPSAGLHAEDVRHVLAALHALVDKGGSVIVVDHDVAVMRGSDWIIDLGPGGGRDGGRLVAEGTPAEVAKARGSATAAALRDEGRPTPRGAKARRPGTEVAAIEVEHAREHNLKDVSCRIPLGKMTVVTGPSGSGKSSLAFDVVFAEGQRRFLETLTPYARQFLPTLPRPDVERISSIPPTVALEQRTSRAGGTSTVATVTEVAHYLRLLFAKLGAPHCPVDDTPIGATTPEALYAQVLAMKGDGTVLAPAVRSRKGTYLDVFTAAARAGITTAIVDGQLASTDDPPRLAKTREHDIDLVMYEGRLSKLPRERFEQTLVWGQSALKVRNAQGETLLSSERTCPRCGTAVPELDPRWFSFNTKQGRCEACEGTGVQGGPTAVAEGEVAPCRDCGGSRLAPVPRGVRLEGARYHEVVQASVAAMLPRVRAWKFKGDRALIGEPSRLELLRRLEFLERVGLGYLSLDRNASTLSGGEMQRLRLSAQLGAGLTGAMYVLDEPTIGLHPRDTHLLLANLRALVDTGSTVLVVEHDADTIRAADHLLDLGPTGGRGGGHILAEGAPEDVLESGSPTALALRAARVRPPSGRGEPTQWLELTGARANNLQRVDLRLPVGRLNVVSGVSGSGKSTLIRQVLYPALREKLGLVTGKPGAFDALRGAEAVKRVLSVDQSPIGRTPRSVPATFLGLWDELRRAFAATPEAKIRGFTAARFSFNTASGGRCPVCEGQGAISHEMSFLPDVVTPCEACGGARFDAATLEVRYHGLSVGDVLRLSADEAKDVFHAIPKVAAPLACLSDLGVGYLQLGQGSNTLSGGEAQRLKLAAELTASSRHEPTLYVLDEPTTGLHVGDVEKLITFMGRLVDRGDTLVVIEHHPSVIAAADHVVELGPEGGEAGGRIVATGTPREVGKLKTPTGRVLKTLFSAESPRARSDGR from the coding sequence ATGCACAAGACCCACCTCGTCGGCGCTCGCACCCACAACCTCCAGGGGCTCTCGGTGGACCTCGCCGAGGGCGAGTTCGTCTGCATCACCGGCGTCTCGGGAGCCGGCAAGTCGAGCCTCGCGCTGGACACCCTCTATGCGGAGGGGCAGCGGCGGTTCGTGGAGAGCTTCAGCCCCTACGCGCGGCAGTTCCTGGAGCGCCTGGAGCGGCCGCCCATGGACGCGCTGGAGCCGGTGGCGGCGGGCGTCGCGGTGGATCGCCGCGCGCCGGTGAAGAGTTCGCGCTCCACGGTGGCCACGCTCGCGGACGTGGAGCCGTACCTGTCCGCCCTGTTCACGCGCGAGGCCATGCCCGTGTGTCCGGACTGCGGCGAGGTGGCCGTGCGCACCGATGCCCGCGTGGCCGCCACCGCCGCGCTGACCGCGCATCCGGATGTGCAGGCGGTGCTCACCTTCCCGCTGCGCATCCCCGACACCGCGGCGTTCCTCGACGCGCGCACCCGACTGCTCAAGGACGGCTATCACCGGCTCGTGGTGCAAGGCGAGGTGCGCGAGCTGGAGTCGCTGCGTCCGGCCGAGGCGACGGACGCGACGGGCGTGGCGCAGGTGGTGGTGGACCGCGTGAAGCTGTCGAGCGGCAACCTCTCACGCGTCACCCAGGCGCTGGAGGATGCGTGGGCTCGCGCTGACGGCGATGCGTGGCTCCTCGTTCCAGAGGTGCCCCCACGACGGCTGCGGCGGGGCCTGGTGTGTCCGCGCTGTGCTCGCGAGTTCGAGCCCGCGCGCCCCGGTCTCTTCAGCTACCAGAGCCCGGTGGGGGCGTGCGCGCCTTGCAAGGGATTCGGTCGCATCATCGGCATCGACTGGGCCAAGGTGATTCCCAACCCCGCGCTGAGCCTGTCTCAGGGGGCCATCCGCCCGTGGACCGGCGCCTCCAGCGAGTGGGAGCGGACCATGCTCCAGCGCTGGTGCCACGCGCGCCACATCCCCTGGGACAAGCCCTGGGGCGAGCTGACGGCCGCGCAGCGCGAGTTGGTGTTGGAGGGCGAGGGCGACTACCGCGATGGCAAGGCCTACCCCGGCGTGCGCGCGTGGTTCCGCTGGATGGAGAGCCGCACGTACAAGATGCACGTGCGCGTGCTGCTGGCGCGCTACCGGGCCTATACGTTGTGCGAGAGCTGCCACGGCGGGCGTCTCAACGCGCAGGCGCGTGCCTGGCGCGTGGGTGGGATTGATCTCCCGGCGTGGCATGGATTGGAGCTGGCCGAGGCGCTGGCGCGGCTGGAGGCGCTGCGCACCACCACGGGGCAAGGCGAGCTGGCGCGACGCGAGCTGTCTGGGCGTCTTCGCTACTTGCAGCGCGTGGGCCTGGGCTACCTCACGTTGGACCGGCCCGCGCGCACGCTGTCCGGTGGCGAGGCGCAGCGCGTGTCGCTGACGGCGGCGCTGGGCACCTCGCTCACCGGCGCGCTCTTCGTGCTGGATGAGCCCACCGTGGGCCTGCACCCCGGAGATGTGCCGCCGCTCACCGAGGCCATCACGGAGCTGGCGGACCGAGGCAACATCGCGCTCGTCCTCGAGCATGACCCGTGGGTCATCCGCTCCGCGCACCGGGTGTTGGAGCTGGGGCCGGGCGCGGGCCGGCAGGGCGGACGTCTGTGTTTCGACGGCCCTCCGGAGGCGCTGGCGAAGAAGAAGGACCTGCCCACCGGACGGATGCTCGCGGAGTCGAGCGTGACGCCGCGCACGCCCCGCGAGCGCAAGGGCGAGCTGGTGGTGAAGGGCGCGCGCGAGCACAACCTGAAGGACGTGTCCGTGCGCGTGCCGCTGGGCGTGCTGTGCGCCATCACCGGGCCGAGCGGCTCGGGCAAGAGCACGCTGATGGACGAGATTGTCTATCGGCACCTGGCGCGCCGGCTGGGCGAGAAGGACGTGGAGGCCGCGGGCGCGGTGGCTGCCGTGGAAGGCGCCGAGGCGGTGAAGGCCATCACCTTCGTGGATCAGTCTCCGCTGGGGCGCACGTCGCGCGGCAACGCGGCCACGTACACCAAGGCCTGGGACCGGCTGCGCGAGCGCTTCGCCTCCGAGCCCGAGGCCGAGGTGCGAGGTCTCACGGCGGCGCACTTCTCCTTCAACGTGGACAAGGGCCGCTGCGAGGCGTGCGCGGGCGAGGGCTACGAGACGGTGGAGATGCAGTTCCTCGCGGACGTCGCCCTGCTGTGCGCGACGTGCCGGGGCCGGCGCTTCAAGGAAGAGGTGCTCGCCGTTCGCCACCAGGGCTTCAGCGTCGCGCAGGTGCTGGAGATGACGGTGGACGAGGTGCTGAGGCACTTCGGTGACGACTCGGCGCTGCAGCGCACGCTGGGGCCCGCGCAGCGCCTGGGCCTGGGCTATCTGCCGCTGGGCCAGCCGCTGTCCACCCTGTCCGGTGGTGAGGCGCAGCGGCTGAAGCTGGCGCGCGCGCTCGCGAGTCCCGCGCAAGGAACGCTGTTCCTCATCGATGAGCCGAGCGCGGGCCTGCATGCCGAGGACGTGCGCCACGTGCTCGCCGCGCTCCACGCGCTGGTGGACAAGGGCGGCAGCGTCATCGTGGTGGACCATGACGTCGCGGTGATGCGCGGCTCGGATTGGATCATCGACCTGGGGCCGGGAGGCGGACGCGACGGCGGACGGCTCGTGGCCGAGGGCACCCCCGCGGAGGTCGCCAAGGCGCGGGGCAGTGCCACCGCCGCCGCGCTTCGGGATGAGGGACGTCCCACTCCGCGCGGCGCGAAGGCTCGGCGTCCGGGCACGGAGGTCGCGGCCATCGAGGTGGAGCATGCGCGCGAGCACAACCTCAAGGATGTCTCGTGCCGGATCCCCCTGGGGAAGATGACCGTCGTCACGGGGCCGAGCGGCTCGGGCAAGAGTTCGCTCGCGTTCGACGTGGTGTTCGCCGAGGGACAGCGGCGCTTCCTGGAGACGCTCACGCCCTACGCGCGCCAGTTCCTCCCCACGCTGCCGCGCCCGGACGTCGAGCGGATCAGCAGCATCCCGCCCACCGTGGCGCTGGAGCAGCGCACCTCGCGCGCGGGCGGCACGAGCACCGTGGCCACCGTCACCGAGGTCGCGCACTACCTGCGCCTGCTCTTCGCCAAGCTGGGCGCGCCGCACTGTCCAGTGGATGACACGCCCATCGGCGCCACCACGCCCGAGGCGCTGTATGCCCAGGTGTTGGCGATGAAGGGCGACGGCACGGTGCTCGCTCCGGCGGTGCGCTCGCGCAAGGGGACCTACCTGGATGTCTTCACCGCCGCCGCGCGGGCGGGCATCACCACGGCCATCGTGGATGGGCAGCTCGCGTCCACGGATGATCCGCCGCGACTGGCCAAGACGCGCGAGCACGACATCGACCTGGTCATGTATGAGGGCCGGCTCTCGAAGCTGCCGCGCGAGCGGTTCGAGCAGACGCTCGTGTGGGGGCAGAGTGCCCTCAAGGTGCGCAACGCCCAGGGTGAGACGCTCCTGTCCAGCGAGCGCACGTGTCCGCGCTGCGGCACGGCGGTGCCGGAGTTGGATCCACGCTGGTTCTCCTTCAACACCAAGCAGGGGCGCTGTGAGGCGTGCGAAGGCACGGGCGTCCAGGGTGGCCCCACGGCGGTGGCCGAAGGCGAGGTGGCGCCGTGCCGCGATTGCGGAGGCAGCCGGTTGGCCCCCGTGCCGCGTGGCGTGCGGTTGGAGGGCGCGCGCTACCACGAGGTGGTCCAGGCCTCCGTCGCCGCGATGCTCCCGCGCGTGCGTGCGTGGAAGTTCAAGGGCGACCGCGCCCTGATTGGTGAGCCGTCTCGACTGGAGCTGCTGCGTCGCTTGGAGTTCCTGGAGCGCGTGGGCCTGGGCTACCTGTCGTTGGATCGCAACGCGTCCACGCTCTCCGGTGGAGAGATGCAGCGGCTGCGCTTGTCCGCGCAGCTCGGCGCCGGTCTCACTGGCGCCATGTATGTGCTGGACGAGCCCACCATCGGCTTGCATCCGCGCGACACGCATCTCCTCCTCGCGAACCTGCGTGCGTTGGTGGACACCGGCTCCACGGTGCTGGTGGTGGAGCACGACGCGGACACCATCCGCGCCGCGGATCACCTGCTCGACCTGGGGCCCACCGGGGGGCGAGGCGGTGGCCACATCCTGGCGGAGGGTGCACCGGAGGATGTGCTCGAGAGTGGCTCGCCGACCGCTCTGGCGCTGCGGGCCGCGCGCGTGCGTCCGCCCTCTGGACGCGGCGAGCCCACGCAGTGGCTGGAGCTCACCGGTGCGCGCGCCAACAACCTTCAGCGCGTGGACCTGCGGTTGCCCGTGGGTCGGCTCAACGTCGTCTCGGGTGTGTCGGGCTCCGGCAAGAGCACGTTGATCCGCCAGGTGCTGTATCCGGCGCTGCGCGAGAAGCTGGGGCTCGTCACCGGCAAGCCCGGTGCGTTCGATGCCCTGCGCGGTGCCGAGGCGGTGAAGCGGGTGTTGTCGGTGGATCAGTCACCCATCGGTCGCACGCCGCGCTCGGTGCCGGCCACGTTCCTGGGCCTCTGGGACGAGCTTCGTCGCGCCTTCGCCGCCACGCCCGAAGCGAAGATTCGTGGCTTCACCGCCGCGCGCTTCTCCTTCAACACCGCGAGCGGCGGACGGTGCCCGGTGTGCGAGGGGCAGGGCGCCATCTCCCATGAGATGTCCTTCCTGCCGGACGTCGTCACGCCGTGCGAGGCCTGCGGCGGTGCGCGCTTCGACGCGGCCACGTTGGAGGTTCGCTACCACGGCCTCTCCGTGGGCGACGTGCTGCGGCTGTCCGCGGATGAGGCCAAGGATGTCTTCCATGCCATCCCGAAGGTGGCCGCGCCGCTGGCGTGTCTGTCTGACCTGGGCGTGGGGTATCTGCAGTTGGGGCAGGGCTCCAACACGCTCTCCGGCGGTGAGGCGCAGCGCTTGAAGCTGGCCGCCGAGCTGACCGCGAGCTCTCGCCACGAGCCCACGTTGTATGTGTTGGATGAGCCCACCACGGGCCTGCATGTGGGCGACGTGGAGAAGCTCATCACCTTCATGGGCCGGCTGGTGGACCGCGGCGACACGCTCGTCGTCATCGAGCACCACCCCTCCGTCATCGCCGCGGCGGACCACGTCGTCGAGCTGGGGCCGGAAGGCGGCGAGGCCGGGGGGCGCATCGTCGCCACGGGGACGCCGCGCGAGGTGGGGAAGCTCAAGACACCGACGGGGCGGGTGCTCAAGACGCTCTTCTCCGCGGAGTCGCCGCGCGCGCGCTCGGATGGTCGGTGA